TCAATTCAGTATCTGATCTAGGTAAGGACATTGTGGTAGCAGGGTGCTTACCTGCAGCCCAGCCCGATATCCTGGACGGTATCAACTACCCGTCAGTAACACCTGCTTCACTGGATAATATTACCGATATTGTAGGTAGTAATGGTATTACTGCCCCTGCCCCCTATGATGTTCCAATACTGGATGGTGTAACAGGTATTGTTAGCATTTCACAGGGATGTGCAAGACAGTGCTCCTACTGTATTGTAAAGCAGGCCAGGGGCAAACTGGTAAGCCGCCCTGTTCACGATATTGTTGATGAGATAAGGTTACTTGTACGGCGTGGTGCCAGGGAGATCCAGCTTACTTCACAGGACACATCGGCTTACGGCATGGATATGGGCATAAAACTGCCTGAACTGCTACGTGACGTAACCACTGTTGAAGGGGATTATATGATAAGAGTTGGCATGATGAACCCGTCCACGGTTATTGACATTATCGACGATGTAATTGAATCCTTTAAAAGTCCGCATATTTTCAAGTTCCTTCACATTCCTATACAGTCCGGATCAGATAGGGTCCTGCAACACATGAACCGCAAGCATACATCAGAAGAGTTCGAATATATCGTTGATACGTTCAGGAACAATTTTCCTGGAATGGTAATCTCAACAGATTTTATTGTAGGGTATCCTACAGAGACCGAGCAGGACTTTATTGATACACTGGAATTGCTAAAGGAAATTCGTCCTCAGAAGGTCAATATCACCAGGTATTCACCACGACCGAACACACCCTCATCCCAACTGCGTGACCTGCCATCATGGAAGAAAAAAGAACGCTCACGTAGACTGACGGAAGTACATCATACTGTTAACAGGGAACTGCTCAAAAAGAGGATAGGGGATACTCTACATGTTTTGACAACAGAAGTGGGTAAGGATAATTCCACTATAGGACGGGATATCTATTACAATAACATCGTAGTGAAAGAGGATTTACCGTTAGGTAACTGGTACTATATGAAAATAACAGGTTCTACTATCACTTACCTGATAGGTGAAATTAAAATATAAAAAAAAACCAGTAAAAAAGAATGAACAGGGGTAAAAAGTACCCCTTTTCAATTAATGGTGGCCTTTATGGGATGCCAGTTCTGCCTGCCGTTTGTTGTATGCATTCTCGGTGGCTTCCAAGCATGATTCACAGATTTCCGCCACTTTTTCCTTATAATAAGGCTCGCTGAAATCAGGAACTCTCATTTCCACGGCATACAGTTGTTCACCCTTTCTTCCACAAAGGTTGCATTTGGAACCTTTTGCCTTTGCACGGATTTTATTGGCGTCATGGGAGGCGTTGGTGCATTCCTCGCAAATGGCCATCCACATCCCTGTAGGGTAGGCGTTTCTGAATCTCGGTACATCGGGTTTCACAGGACATAGAGTAGGTCTTCCTACTCCGCATAGATCACAATCTGCCATATTTTTCACCTCCTATTATAATCCCAATACATTAGCCGCATTTGCTGCCCAGTTGACGAATGGTTCAGGAACAATTCCTATTGCCAGCACGCCTATAATTGCCAGCAGTATAGCCAGTGCATATGCTCCGGGTACTTTCAATTTTTCATCGGACGAAGGCGGAAGTACATACATATATTTCACAACCCTGGCGTAATAATACAGGGACAATGCACTATTCAATATGGCAAAGATCACCAGGAGCAAAAATCCTCCTTGCAGCACTGAATAGAACAGTATGAACTTACTGACAAAACCTGCTGTTGGTGGAATACCAGCCAGGGCAAACAGGAATATCATAATGCTGAATGCCAAGAATGGAGACCTTTTACCCAGTCCGGCAAAGTTATCCAGATGATCAACGTCCTTAGCATTACTGTTCTCCTTCAACAACATATATCCCAGTGCTGCCACTGCAATGAAAGCACCCGTCTTCATGAAAGCATGGGACATAACATACAGTATGCCTCCAGTCAATGCCTCGGGTGACATGACTACAAACACCATGGAAATATATCCTGCCTGTGCCACTGAAGAATAAGCCAGCATTCGCTTTAAGCTCCTTTGGCTAAGGGCAACCACATTCCCAAGGGTCATAGTAATTATTGCAAGAATCATGAACACCATTGCTATATCGATCTTGATGGCTATCATTGCTACCAGGAATATCCTGAAAGCTGCAACGAATGCCATCTTCTTTGACCCGGCTGCCAGTAATGCTGATATAACGGTGGGTGCGCCTTGATATGTATCCGGCGCCCACATATGGAACGGTACCAATGCCATCTTAAATCCAAATCCGGCCACAATCAGCATCAAAGCTATTACACCCATTGGACTCTGGAGGACCGTGGGATTACTGTTAAAGAAAACTGCCAGTTCACTGATGTTTGTAAGGCCACCACTCATGCCATATATGTATGAAAGACCGAACAACAGCAATGTGGATGACAGGGCACCTACGATGAAGTACTTGACTGCCGCTTCCAGGCTATTTGAATCCTTCTTATTGAATCCTGCCAGTGCATAAGTGGATAAACTGGCCAGTTCAAACCCGATGAACATAGTTACAATATCTATCGCTGAGGCCACTACCATCATTCCGATGGTCCCGAGTAGTATTAGAGTATAATACTCGTCTTGATTCTGATGGCCATCATACTCCTTTATCGATGCTATAACCACAATCAGGGATACCACTAAGAATGTCAGCTTAAAGAACTGGCTCATTGGGTCAATGGTCAGGGAATCTGCCAGTATGCCTTCCATCTGTATATCATATATTCCCCTGCACACAATGACCAAGCTGGCCACTGCAAGGAATATTGTGGCAAGATATCCCAGTACCTTTTTCTGTGAATTTGCCAGAAACAGACCGATCATCATAATGGCAAGAGCCCCGATGGTCAATATCAGTTCTGGAGCGAATTGGGAAGCTAGTTCTATATAATTCATATCATCACTCCTGGAATGATTTTACTGGCATATTCAAACATTTCCATCACTGATCCCGGATATACTCCAAACAATATTATCAACAACACCAGTATCGCCATGGGTATCAGTTCGAAGTTAGCCAGATCATGAGGTTCACCAAGTTTCTCATTGTAACTGCCAAACATGGCACGTTGCAATGCCCACAAGTGATACCCGGCCGTAGCTACAATACCCAGCATTGCTATAAGTGCGTATATTGGCAGAGTCAGGTAACTTCCTGTAAGTACCATAAACTCGGCAATAAAACCGCTCATAGCCGGAAGTCCCAGTGATGCCATGAATCCACACATCATCAAGAAGGCAAGTTTGGGCATCCGGTCAGCCAATCCGCCCAGGTCTGGTATGATCCTGGTATGAACACTGTGCTGTATCACACCCACGCTCATGAAAAGCACGGCAGTGATCAGTCCGTGACTGAATTGCTGGAACATGGCTCCTGAAACTGACATGTAGTTGAATGCGGCAGCTCCAAGCATCACATAACCCATGTGGGCTACACTACTGTAAGCGACCATCTTTTTCAGATCTTTCTGGGCCAGTGCCAAAAATGTGGCATATAATATACTTACCACAGCCAGCACAGCCATCAATGTGATTATATCTGAGCGATATGGTCCCAGGCCATCCATCATTGGTAACAATACCCTAAACAGCCCGTAGCCGCCCATTTTAAGCAGCACACCAGCCAGCAGGACACTGCCTGCAGTGGGTGCTTCCACATGGGCATCCGGAAGCCAGGTATGGAAAGGTACGGTAGGCATCTTCACTAAAAACCCAAAGAACAGGGCAAGGAAAATACCAACTCTCATCTCAGGAGATGCGATGTCAGAAAATGCCTGTAACAATACAGGTATTTCGAAGGTATTAACACCGGTACTGAAATACAGCGCAAATATACCCAGCACCATTACAAGACTGGCAACATGAGTATAAATGAAGAACTTAATTGCTGCATAGTCCTTATTAGGACCGCCCCAGATACTTATCAGGAAGTACAGTGGTATTAGTGTCAGTTCCCAGAATATGTAGAACAGGAAGAAATCCAGGGCCATAAATACCCCAAACACTCCAGCCTGAAGTACCAGTATCAAAGCAAAGAACTGGTTGGGCTGTTTGTTCTCTCCCCATACATAAATTATGGTCAATGGACACAGTATCGCATTTAATAGTATCAACGGCATACTGACTCCGTCAACACCCAGATAATAACTTATCCCCATATAGTCCATCCATGGAATTTTATCTATGAACTGGAATTCCAGGAAAGCTAAACCTGATTTGAACTGGAGATATATCATTATCGTAAGTACAAATGATATTGCTGATGAGACAAATGCAACCATTCTGGCTGATTCACGGCTCTTAGCAAATAACAGCGTTAGGGCAGCACCTATGAGTGGGATGAACAATATTAACGAAAGTACATAATCCACCACTTAGATCACCTCCCAGAATGAAAGGATAAGGGCTATCAGGCCCACCCCTAAAATCGTTGCTGTGGCATAATTCTGCACCACGCCTGTTTGAATCTTTTTCAAGACTTCTGCTCCTCCTATGATAAATGAACTGATGCCGTCAATGATACCATCAACTATCTTACGGTCACTGAACTCACCGGCCAGGGCAAGTACTCCATAAGTGAACTTCAGGGATATCAGCTCAATGAATATCTCATGCTGGTAGTATCGCTTGGCAAGAATCGCGAATAACGGATTCTTCATATTCCCGATCGATGCCACACTTATCCACCGCCTGTTATAGATCACCCATGCTAACAGTAGTCCACCCACACCAACAATAACCGGTAATAGGAATATTATTGGGGAAGTTTCTTCTGTGATAATATGATGAAGTTTATCGTGATCTATTATACCATCATTACCACTTAATCCAGCAAGATGTTCAATCTCGTGATGATCATAGGTATGACCTACGAAATTCGTGAAAGGAATGAAGGTAAGCATTCCAAATACCAATGCAAATACAGCAAGAATTGATAAAACTCCTGTCATAGTTGCTGGCGACTCATGAGGATGTCTTTCCTGGCGGGGTTTGCCTGTGAATGCCATAAACCACAGCCTGAATGTATATATTGCTGTTAATAATGCCGCTAATATACCAAAGGCAAATGGGATCCAGTCATTAGTCATGTGGGCAAATATATATGAACCTTCTACGATGATCGCATCCTTACTGACAAAGCCGCTGGTACCAATAGGTGTACCAAGTATTTTAACAAATGGTATACCAATACCGGCAAGTGCCAGTGAAGAAAATAACATGGTGATCCCTGTGATCTTCATCTTACTCATCAGACCACCCATTTCACGCAGATCATTTGTACCAGTCGAATGAATGACACTACCTGCACACAAGAACAGACATGCTTTGAAGAAGGCATGATTGATCAGGTGGAACATGGCAAAACCTACTGCAGCTACACCTATTACCGATCCCATTCCCAGTGCCAGCATCATATATCCAAGCTGGCTGATCGTGGAAAAGGCAAGTACACGTTTAATATCATTCATTACCAGTCCCATGGTAGATGCGAACAGTGCTGTAAAACCTCCTATATAAGCTACAACAGTAAGTGTCGCAGGAATTGTAATTCCGGCTAATTCAACCCCAGGAGATGCAATGAACATCGGGAACGTCCTGGCAACCAGATACACACCAGCAGTAACCATAGTAGCTGCATGGATCAAGGCCGATACCGTAGTCGGACCTTCCATTGCATCAGGCAACCACACATGTAGCGGGAACTGCCCGCTCTTACCTACCGCACCGCCAAAGAAGAGCAGTGTAATGATAGTAAGTTGACCTGATGGTATATGATGAATATTGTCGAAGATCGTACTGAACTGGAGCAGATATACTGTCTCATGCCCGGTTATATGAGGAAGCACATGTTCTCTCATATTAAAGAATAATATTACTATACCAGCTAAGAACAGCACATCACCCACACGGGTTGTGAGGAATGCCTTCTTTCCGGCAGCAGCTGCTGTAGGTTTCCTGAACCAGAAACCAATTAGCAGATATGAACACAGACCTACCAGTTCCCAGGCAATAAAGAACTGAAGGATGTTGTCTGCCAGCACCACACCCAGCATAGCAGCAGTGAACAATGCGGTCTCTGCAAAATATCTGGGTTTGGCAGGGTCATGTGCCATATAACCTATAGCATAGATGTGAATGAGCAAACTCACAAAAGTGACCATCAACAACATTACACTTGCCAGAGGATCGATAAAAATACCAACGTTCAATACTGAAAACCAATGAGCAGATACCTCAATGGGCACATGTGTATTATATATCTGCAAAAATGCCATTACAGATATAATACAGGATATGGCGATTGCCACTATCGGTATATATCCTCCGCCTGAGGGTAGTTTCTTGCCAAAAGCAAGGGTAAGTACGAATGCTAACACCGGAAGTGCCGGTATCAAATATACTATATTATCAACAGCCATATCTTACCACCTCAGAATGTTGATATTGTCGATATTGACATTGTTCTTAGACCTGAATATACTCATTAATATTGCAAACCCGATAGCTGCTTCAGCCGCTGCAAGAGCAATACTGAACAGCACAAAAACATGACCGTTCACCTGGCTGAAATGTGATGCAAAAGCTATCAGGTTGATGTTAGCTGCATTTAGCATCAGTTCCACACACATCATAATCATGATTCCTGACCTTAATGTCATCACACCATAAGCACCAATGCAGAACACAATGGCTGCAACAATTAGATAATAACTGACCGGTAACATTACTCTTCCTCCTTCTTGGCCATGTAGAGACTCCCTAACAGTGCCGCTAACAGGACAAGTGCAAGGACCTCAAAGGGAATTACATATTTGGTGAACAACAGTCCTCCTACATGTTCAATCCCACTTGCGTCCGTTGACCCGTCCTCCCAGACTGTATAATCAATAGGTACACTTTCTGGCAGAGTGCTAGGCACAAAAGGCCCTAATCCGACAACACTAACTATCGCAAGCAATAATGCTGCCAACAATAAAAGTGCAGTCAACATGCTAATTACTCTACCTGTGCCTGATAATTGTTCCATATTCACTCCACCTCCTGGTTTCTCGTAGTAAGCATTACTGCAAAGAGTATCATCACACCAATGGCTCCTACATATACCAGTATCTGCACTACAGCTATGAACTGCGCATTAAGCAACACATAAAATCCGGCAGCAGCCATCATAGTTATAACACAATGGAAAGCACTGTGTACAACTTCCTTTGATTTTACCACCATGATGGATGAACCGATCATGATTATTGATATGATTGCAAATGGTATGATCTGCAGGTCTATCATTTCGTATACCCCCCTGTCCTGCCTTCAAGTTCGGCTTTATTAGGAGCTGCAAGCTGGTCAGGACTGTAGATTGTTTCTTCCTTGGTCCAACAAGCCATCTCAAAGTGTTTTGTCATAGACAGTGCCCCATTCGGACAAAAATCAACACACAATCCACAGAACATACAATGCCCGTTATCAAATTGTGGATACCATTTTCCGCTTTTTACAATCTCGATAACATTATTTGGACACATCTGGGAACATATACCGCATCCTACACATTTATCCATATCCAGATGTTGCTGCCCCCTGAATGCATCCGGCAGTTCCATAATTTCTTCCGGATATAGTCTCGTTACAGATTTTGTATATACAGTGCGAAGAGTTATTTGTAAATTTTTTAATACCATCTTTTTCCCCTCCTATGCCCACCATAACCCTATTATCGTGGACCACACAAGGTTCAGCAAAGCTAGTGGAATTAATACCTTCCAGCCTATATCTATGACCTGATCGATCCTGTATCTAGGCAGGGCAGCTCTGATCCATATGAAAAGCATCATCACTATTATTACCTTAGCAATTACCCAGAAGATTCCTGGAATGTATAGATTGCCGACAATAGGGAGACCATTCCATCCACCCAGGAATATCAGGGTAACAATAAAAGAACCCACAACTGCATGGAGATATTCAGCAAAGAATGCCAGCCCCCATCTCATCCCGCTGTATTCCGTAGCCCATCCTGCGACGAGTTCTTCTTCTGCTTCAGTTTGGTCAAAGGGTATTCGCCCCACATCAGCCAACAAGGCTATGAAGAATACTACAAAACCCAACGGCTGTGCAATAATGAACCAAATACTTGACTGGGCTTCCACTATCTCCACGATATCCAGTGAATGCGCCATTACTGCCACACTAATAATAGTAATACCTAGTGGAACTTCGTAACCGATCATCTTTGCTACGTTCCTGAACGCGGCAAGCACTGCATATTTACTGCTTGAACCCCATCCAGCCATAAATGTAGCAAAGATAGCCAATCCGGATACTGCTTCAAGATACAGGATACTGATATCCATTCGTGATACTGCTACTGCATAATAGTTCCCGTTGATATAAAGATAATCGAAGGGAATTACCGCCACCATCAAAAATCCTGATGTAAGTGCAACAATCGGTGCACCTATAAATAACCATTTATCAGCCTTGGCAGGGATAATATCTTCTTTAGTGAATAGTTTGATAGCATCTGCTATCAACTGCAATACACCAAATCGACCGCCTACCCGATTAGGACCGATCCTGGATTGCATATCTCCCAGGAACTTGCGCTCGAGATATACCATTACAAGAGCTCCACCGAATACGGCTCCTATCACCAGCCCGCCAAGAACACCCCTGATCCAGGGTGCAAATGGATTGGCTGCAAAAATAATAACAAGGTAATCCATAATAATTTCAAATATTCCCATAAATTACACCTCCTACCTGTCTACCTCACTGGTACAAGAATCCATACTCGCTGCTATGGCTGCCACATCAGCTACGTATCCTCCCAGCAATAATGGCGGTAGTGCCTGTGCCGTAGCAAATGCAGGACCCCTGATCCTGAAACGATATGGTTTATCGGAACCGTCAGAAATTATGTACATTCCCATTTCTCCCCTCGGATCTTCAATACGGGCATACACCTCTCCGGCTTTGGGCCGCGTGATATATGGTGTTACATCCTGCTTATACGGACCTGAAGGCATCTGGTCCAGACACTGTTCAATAATATAGATACTCTCAAGTATCTCAAGTAACCTTACTTTGACCCGAGAGAATACGTCACCATCAGTCTGGGTGATCACCTTAAAATCAAGATCATCATATACCAGATAAGGTTCCATCCGCCTTAGGTCATACTCCACGCCTGCGGCCCTCAATGGCGGTCCTGCCACTCCAAGTTCGCCCGCTTCTTTGGCAGTTAATACTCCTACACCTTTAGTCCTTCTGAGGTAGATCGAATCACTGGACAGCATCGCATCATGTGATTTGACCTGTTTCTTCAGTTCTCCCAGGGTTTTTAAAGCCATCTCCTTATAACCTGGCGGCAGGTCGTTCGCTACCCCGCCAAACCTTGCATAATTGTGGTTTAGTCTTGAGCCTGTAATAGCTTCCAGCAGGGACACTACCCCTTCCCGCTCCCTGACCATATAAATGAACATGGTCAAAAAGCCCACATCTGTAGCATATTCACCTATTCCTAACAGATGGCTTTGTAATCTGCAAAGCTCATTAGTTAATACCCTGAGATACTTGGCACGATCTGTAGGTTCTATGCCCAACAGTTCCTCAACACCACGGCAATATACATCGTTATTGGAATTGGAGGCAAGATAACATATCCTGTCAGTCAACGGAAGGATCTGGAGATATGTCCTGTCTTCAAACACCTTTTCCATACCTTTATGAATATAACCGATCTTGAGTTCGGCTTCCCTTATTGTTTCACCCTCTATCTTCAGATCAAGCAAAAAAGGACCTGGCTGCAGCGGATGCTGTGGTCCGAGATGCAGGAGTATCTCAGATGGTTTGGGTGGGGAAGTAATTTGAGTTGCTTCATGCGTCATTATTCATCACCTATGTTAAATCGGGATACCCGGCGTAATCTTTACGCAGTGGCCATTCTCCTTCCATTTCTTCTATCAGCAATAGGACCTTCATATACGGACAATCATTAAATTTGATCCCATAAAGTTCATATGTTTCCCTTTCATACCAGTTTGCATTCCAGTAGATACCACAGAGTGAGTCAATATTCGGATCATCTCGTGGTAAGGAAGCTTTTAATGTTATGACCAACGGTGCCGAATATGATGTAACATGATATACCACCTCCATTTTATCAGGAGGATAATCCACACCTGATACACAGGAAAGATGGTCGAAACCGTTGTCAAGTAAAAACTGCATGATCTCTTTTACTTTGCCTGGATCTATTCTTGCTACCGCCCTGTTAGGTGAGGGAACATCCACATCAGAAACTGCATCCTTGAACGTATTTGACAGTTCTATCATGATGGTTTTATCCATTTTTTCATCTCCCATCTTTTACACACCACCATCTGCCGGATTTGGTATTACAGTCCTGTCTTTCTCAGCCACGATCTTTTTCTGAAGTTCAATGAAACCCTGCAAAAGGGCTTCGGGTCTTGGTGGACAGCCAGGAATGTAAATATCCACAGGGAATATTTCATCAAGATGTGTGACTGTACTATATGATTCCCACCAGGGACCACCGGATATTGCACATTCACCCATCATCAATATCCACTTCGGTTCTAACATCTGGTCCCAGACCCTTTGCAGAGCAGGCAGGTATTTCTTGCTAACATAACCACTGATCATCATTACGTCAGCCTGTCTCGGGGAACACCTCGGAATGATACCGAACCTGTCAGTATCATAATGGGCTACACCTACGCATATTTGTTCAATTCCGCAGCAACCCATCGGATGGGTCATGAACCATAACGAGTTCTTTCTGCCCCAGTTCAAAATTTTCTGGAGCGGTGAATTTTTAATGAACTCTTGTATTGCGCTGGCAGAAGTGACCGAAACATTCGGCGGAAGCTCCATCTCTATCTCACCCATTCCAAGACCCCCTTCTTCCATTCATATATAAGTCCCAATAGTACAACAATCATAAACAATACCATCGCCAAAATGCTAAATCCTGTAGTAAAACCTGGTGTAGTTGTAATCACAGCATCATTCACATAAACAGTAACCCATGGGTAAAGGAACAATAATTCAACATCAAACAATACAAAAAGTATTGCATATGAATAATATTCAACATTGAACATCATATTCGCACTACCGGTGGGCACAGAACCACTTTCATAGGTTGTGAACTTGGCTAGTGTCTTGCTTCTCGGCGATATCTGCTTTACAATAAACATTATCGCCAATGGTATTACTAAACCAAATAGAATGAAAATAGCTACAGGTATAAAATTATCAATAATCTCCTCCATATCATCACCTATATGTCTTTTCGATATTGAGAGTTAAATTCTATATATAAAAATGTTATGAAATGTTCATGGGATTTTAGTGGTCCCATGTTTCATTATCGAGAATAACAGGTTAAACTTATAATCCCAACAAGAAAATCCTCTCTTCAGTTGGATTAACTTGATGCCTGACCAGGTCAAAGGCCCTTTGTTTTCACAATGTCAGACTCGATATCATCTACTTCGGCTGCAAAAGCAGTGGCAATCTCCTTCCCCATGCCTATAAAATCAGTGATGCCCAGGTAGGTCAGACAGGCAACTTCCACATCAGTAGGCGTGCCATTACATGAAATATTAATGCCAAAATGTATTTTCTCAGAGGAAATCCCCGCAGATGCTATGCTAACAGTCAATTTACCCGTACCAATAAAAATATCATCACCGTTGCGTATCGATTCTATGCCGTGGTGAAATAAGACATCTTTAGCACAGACAACCAGCAAGCGCTGCATATAATATGCAAGCCTTATGCTGCCCGGTGAATCGAACCGCTCAACTATGAAGTGCAGCATATCCCCGCCCTTGATGGCTAGATTATTTTGCAGGTCTTCCAGATCCTTGATATTTGAATCCGGAATGTCCATAGCCCCCCTGAACAACACAATGCTGTCCCCGGGAATATCTTTTGAATATGCCCACAGCGGCTCTATCTGGGAGCCGTCATAATCCAGGGTGCCGGATAGTATCTCTATTCTCATGGAACCTGATGCTCTGAGCGAATAAAATATAAAATAATACTACTTCCCTATTGTTATTTCCATTGCTGATACGTTGGTTTCGCCGCGGTCCGATGTTACCTTTTCTGTGGATATGAGAATATCCTTCACTTCCACATTATCAAGGAACCTGTTCCTCACCACTTCTGCAACATCAACAGCTCTTGAAATGGCCCTGCCGCGTGCTTTGATAGTTACTTTATTGGTACCACCATTGAACTGGGTTACCACTGCAAGTACATAGTTCATCACTGGTTTGTTACCGACATATACTACATCGTCATTTTCCATTTCGCCACCTCAATGAAATCAATATGGATATTAATACCTTTCAGCTATTCTACATATATTTTACTGATGAACCCTGTCAATAAAATGCTCACTTTGTTCGCATTTTCTAAGCCTACAGGAAAATATATACTTTCCTATACGTTGAAAAACCAATATTTACTCATTTTGTAAGTATCCTGGCATCCACTGCTACCGAGCCCCGGGAATACACGATCAACGGGTTAATGTCAATCTCAGTGATATCAGGATTCTTTTCAAGCATAGATGATAATGCGGTGATCACATCAATAATGGCTTTTAGATCAGCAGGTTCCCTGCCTCTCGCACCTTCGATGATAGGACTGCCCTTAATCTCCAATACCATCTCACGTGCCATCTCCCTGTCCACGGGCGTAACCCTGAAGGAAACATCCCTGCATATCTCCACAAATATTCCACCCAGTCCGAACATGATCACATGACCGAACTGAGGGTCCAGTTTAGCACCGATGATCACTTCAAGTCCGGGTTCGGCCATCTTCTGCAATACTACTCCTTCGATCCTTGCTTCCGGCAGGTGCTGTTTCACAGACTTCATCATCCTATGATATGCATCCTTTACCTCCTTATCCGAACCCAGGTCAAGTATAACGCCGCCCACATCGCTTTTATGGGTGATATCAGGTGAGACGAGTTTCATTACAACAGGATGACCCAGGGTTTTGGCCGCTTCCACGGCAGCCCCGGCTGAAGATACTGTAGCCATTGGGAGCACGGGAATATTCCAGTCCCCTAACAATTTCCAGAGCCGTTCCTCATTTTCGTTCATTCCTTCACCTTTTCTATAAACCCATGATGCTTGACCAGGGATGCCAGGGCCTTAACAGCCCTTTCAGGTACAGGGTAATTGGGAAGACCGCCAGTTTTTAAAATATCTATCCCTGCTTCTGTGCCCGCACCTCCAAGCCAGCATGTTATTACCGGTTTAAGACATCTACCGCGGTGAATATCTACAATAGCATTTGCCGGAATGCGTGAATCCCACATCACAGTATGCACATAGATCACGATCAACGCATCGATATTTGGGTCACGCAACATATGTTTGACGATACCGTTATAGGTCTCATAGGATGCCAGTCCGGCCGTATCTACCGGATTGCTGTATGATGCGAACTTCGGGACCAGTTCCTTGATACTGGCTCTTGTTCCCTGCTCAAAGCCCGGTATTG
The window above is part of the ANME-2 cluster archaeon genome. Proteins encoded here:
- a CDS encoding tRNA (N(6)-L-threonylcarbamoyladenosine(37)-C(2))-methylthiotransferase codes for the protein MKIYIKTFGCTANKADSHRIMQLLASQGHVFIDNPDSADLVVVNTCTVTQTTQQKVLKYINSVSDLGKDIVVAGCLPAAQPDILDGINYPSVTPASLDNITDIVGSNGITAPAPYDVPILDGVTGIVSISQGCARQCSYCIVKQARGKLVSRPVHDIVDEIRLLVRRGAREIQLTSQDTSAYGMDMGIKLPELLRDVTTVEGDYMIRVGMMNPSTVIDIIDDVIESFKSPHIFKFLHIPIQSGSDRVLQHMNRKHTSEEFEYIVDTFRNNFPGMVISTDFIVGYPTETEQDFIDTLELLKEIRPQKVNITRYSPRPNTPSSQLRDLPSWKKKERSRRLTEVHHTVNRELLKKRIGDTLHVLTTEVGKDNSTIGRDIYYNNIVVKEDLPLGNWYYMKITGSTITYLIGEIKI
- a CDS encoding NADH-quinone oxidoreductase subunit N, which codes for MNYIELASQFAPELILTIGALAIMMIGLFLANSQKKVLGYLATIFLAVASLVIVCRGIYDIQMEGILADSLTIDPMSQFFKLTFLVVSLIVVIASIKEYDGHQNQDEYYTLILLGTIGMMVVASAIDIVTMFIGFELASLSTYALAGFNKKDSNSLEAAVKYFIVGALSSTLLLFGLSYIYGMSGGLTNISELAVFFNSNPTVLQSPMGVIALMLIVAGFGFKMALVPFHMWAPDTYQGAPTVISALLAAGSKKMAFVAAFRIFLVAMIAIKIDIAMVFMILAIITMTLGNVVALSQRSLKRMLAYSSVAQAGYISMVFVVMSPEALTGGILYVMSHAFMKTGAFIAVAALGYMLLKENSNAKDVDHLDNFAGLGKRSPFLAFSIMIFLFALAGIPPTAGFVSKFILFYSVLQGGFLLLVIFAILNSALSLYYYARVVKYMYVLPPSSDEKLKVPGAYALAILLAIIGVLAIGIVPEPFVNWAANAANVLGL
- a CDS encoding NADH-quinone oxidoreductase subunit M translates to MDYVLSLILFIPLIGAALTLLFAKSRESARMVAFVSSAISFVLTIMIYLQFKSGLAFLEFQFIDKIPWMDYMGISYYLGVDGVSMPLILLNAILCPLTIIYVWGENKQPNQFFALILVLQAGVFGVFMALDFFLFYIFWELTLIPLYFLISIWGGPNKDYAAIKFFIYTHVASLVMVLGIFALYFSTGVNTFEIPVLLQAFSDIASPEMRVGIFLALFFGFLVKMPTVPFHTWLPDAHVEAPTAGSVLLAGVLLKMGGYGLFRVLLPMMDGLGPYRSDIITLMAVLAVVSILYATFLALAQKDLKKMVAYSSVAHMGYVMLGAAAFNYMSVSGAMFQQFSHGLITAVLFMSVGVIQHSVHTRIIPDLGGLADRMPKLAFLMMCGFMASLGLPAMSGFIAEFMVLTGSYLTLPIYALIAMLGIVATAGYHLWALQRAMFGSYNEKLGEPHDLANFELIPMAILVLLIILFGVYPGSVMEMFEYASKIIPGVMI
- the nuoL gene encoding NADH-quinone oxidoreductase subunit L, coding for MAVDNIVYLIPALPVLAFVLTLAFGKKLPSGGGYIPIVAIAISCIISVMAFLQIYNTHVPIEVSAHWFSVLNVGIFIDPLASVMLLMVTFVSLLIHIYAIGYMAHDPAKPRYFAETALFTAAMLGVVLADNILQFFIAWELVGLCSYLLIGFWFRKPTAAAAGKKAFLTTRVGDVLFLAGIVILFFNMREHVLPHITGHETVYLLQFSTIFDNIHHIPSGQLTIITLLFFGGAVGKSGQFPLHVWLPDAMEGPTTVSALIHAATMVTAGVYLVARTFPMFIASPGVELAGITIPATLTVVAYIGGFTALFASTMGLVMNDIKRVLAFSTISQLGYMMLALGMGSVIGVAAVGFAMFHLINHAFFKACLFLCAGSVIHSTGTNDLREMGGLMSKMKITGITMLFSSLALAGIGIPFVKILGTPIGTSGFVSKDAIIVEGSYIFAHMTNDWIPFAFGILAALLTAIYTFRLWFMAFTGKPRQERHPHESPATMTGVLSILAVFALVFGMLTFIPFTNFVGHTYDHHEIEHLAGLSGNDGIIDHDKLHHIITEETSPIIFLLPVIVGVGGLLLAWVIYNRRWISVASIGNMKNPLFAILAKRYYQHEIFIELISLKFTYGVLALAGEFSDRKIVDGIIDGISSFIIGGAEVLKKIQTGVVQNYATATILGVGLIALILSFWEVI
- the fpoO gene encoding F420H2 dehydrogenase subunit FpoO, yielding MADCDLCGVGRPTLCPVKPDVPRFRNAYPTGMWMAICEECTNASHDANKIRAKAKGSKCNLCGRKGEQLYAVEMRVPDFSEPYYKEKVAEICESCLEATENAYNKRQAELASHKGHH